A genomic region of Metopolophium dirhodum isolate CAU chromosome 1, ASM1992520v1, whole genome shotgun sequence contains the following coding sequences:
- the LOC132953559 gene encoding uncharacterized PE-PGRS family protein PE_PGRS46-like, translating into MKTRDDRIPPKMAIGDNAVNNIQSQKRSDGVRRITTKDDRKKFDDPVLKIVTDKNRKPGPTEALINDVVGTKGTQGKTGPLADLEENDDKHRKLYNSNRTIIGGNGAVEKSKTTRTRNSDSVVKKSKNPSTKNGTGVGGGVGGGVGGGVGGGVGGVVGGGGFRDGGGGFRDGGVSVGVVGGGVGVGVVGGGVGVGVSGGGGGGGVGGGGVGGASGGGGGASGGGGGGGGVGGNGVGGGGGVGGVGKNVVPSETLISPAIDYLDDTLLTATRDGINEPVDKKRMFSVAETIDTPRVPADVRDDDDGAGGFGGGVGGSGKNAVNQDTGKDRIFDERYRTGPDNSETGRNRIGERNQDEICNKTTTLTATNGAGSHRIDDNCTDHDIYKLRMACVLGQLDQCQNRETGLYQAKRKGSKYEVTDLTENEYCKLKNM; encoded by the exons ATGAAGACGAGAGACGACCGCATACCACCAAAAATGGCGATCGGTGATAATGccgtaaataatatacaatcgcAAAAACGGAGTGACGGAGTCCGGCGGATAACGACAAAAGACGACCGGAAAAAATTCGACGATCCGGTGCTCAAAATCGTTACTGATAAAAATCGGAAACCGGGACCGACCGAAGCGCTGATAAATGATGTTGTGGGAACCAAGGGAACTCAGGGGAAAACCGGCCCGTTGGCAGACCTTGAGGAAAACGACGACAAGCACAGAAAATTGTATAACAGCAATAGAACCATTATCGGTGGTAACGGTGCCGtggaaaaatcaaaaactacCAGGACAAGAAACAGTGACTctgttgtaaaaaaatcaaaaaacccAAGTACTAAAAATGGCAC TGGTGTCGGCGGTGGTGTCGGCGGGGGTGTCGGCGGGGGTGTCGGCGGTGGTGTCGGCGGTGTCGTTGGTGGTGGTGGCTTCAGAGATGGTGGTGGTGGCTTCAGAGATGGTGGCGTCAGTGTTGGCGTCGTCGGTGGTGGCGTCGGTGTTGGCGTCGTCGGTGGTGGCGTCGGTGTTGGCGTcagtggtggcggcggcggcggtggcgttgGTGGTG GTGGTGTCGGTGGCGCCAGCGGTGGTGGAGGTGGCGCtagcggtggtggtggtggtggtggcggtgtcGGTGGCAATGGTGtcggtggtggcggtggcgtTGGCGGCGTCGGCAAAAACGTGGTGCCATCGGAAACCCTGATCTCACCAGCCATCGACTACCTCGACGATACTTTGCTAACGGCTACCCGCGATGGGATAAACGAACCGGTCGATAAGAAGAGAATGTTTTCGGTGGCAGAGACCATCGACACCCCACGTGTACCCGCAGACGTTCGAGACGACGATGACGGTGCAGGTGGTTTCGGTGGTGGAGTCGGCGGCAGTGGAAAGAACGCAGTTAACCAGGACACCGGAAAAGACCGAATATTTGATGAACGGTACCGGACTGGACCGGACAATTCTGAAACCGGACGTAACCGTATAGGTGAGCGGAACCAGGACGAAATCTGTAATAAAACAACTACGCTTACGGCCACGAATGGAGCTGGCAGTCATCGTATCGACGACAACTGTACGGATCACGACATATACAAGCTACGTATGGCTTGTGTTTTGGGTCAATTGGACCAATGCCAAAATCGA GAAACTGGCCTATATCAAGCTAAAAGAAAAGGAAGCAAATATGAAGTAACAGATCTTACTGAGAACGAATAttgtaaactaaaaaatatgtaa
- the LOC132942044 gene encoding zinc finger MYM-type protein 6-like, protein MTGKIRGFKAEVMKVSPDIRFVHCIIHREHLTFRKIVCELNSIMNDVISMLSRGKVLKRVIELSDELRIFLHDIKPDFSALLSNEKWMCLASYLADVFDKVNELNLSLQDHISWAPKEQLINIRENSTLETKFNEKELTEFWLRRQQEYPVILKAALLIIIPFASTYLRETTFSQLQIIKNKQRSCISQQSLEANLRISVSNNTPDINMLCENMQAQQSH, encoded by the exons ATGACTGGTAAAATAAGAGGGTTTAAAGCAGAAGTGATGAAAGTTAGTCCTGATATAAGATTTGTTCATTGCATTATACATAGAGAACATTTAACTTTTCGAAAAATTGTCTGTGAACTGAATTCAATTATGAATGATGTAATATCAATG CTATCCCGTGGGAAAGTTTTGAAAAGAGTTATAGAACTAAGTGATGAGCTCCGTATATTTCTTCATGATATTAAACCAGACTTTTCTGCACTTTTAAGTAATGAAAAATGGATGTGTTTAGCTTCATATTTAGCAGATGTTTTCGATAAAGTTAATGAATTAAATCTATCTCTTCAAG ATCATATTTCATGGGCCCCAAAAgagcaattaattaatattagagAAAACTCAACTCTTGAAaccaaatttaatgaaaaagaaCTTACTGAATTTTGGTTAAGACGACAGCAAGAGTATCCTGTAATTTTGAAAGCGgctttacttataataatacctttCGCATCGACATATCTTCGTGAAACTACATTTTCACaacttcaaattataaaaaacaaacaaagatCATGCATTTCACAACAGTCTTTAGAAGCAAACTTGCGTATTTCAGTTTCAAACAACACACCTGACATAAATATGTTATGCGAAAATATGCAAGCCCAACAGtcacattaa
- the LOC132933781 gene encoding uncharacterized protein LOC132933781 — translation MAKKVGDSTELNYDMNYNLFLLKTSMQNLKTAQEKHSVNRWVHKLLASNKTVAEMKLRNDFMFHLVTAVQEGEIKAPFNQYPPSLPLSSLTYLLTGSSPSASGKDGKKGAGAWECDLSSEDTEKPMLYRQSPDGGAFLAAQPVPKCGAFCYLAVVSKPPAKDDKPKL, via the exons atggcaAAGAAAGTAGGAGACTCGACTGAACTTAACTACGACATGAACTACAATTTGTTTCTGTTGAAGACTTCTATGCAGAATTTGAAAACAGCACAGG AAAAACACAGCGTTAACCGTTGGGTGCACAAACTGTTGGCAAGCAATAAGACGGTCGCAGAGATGAAGCTCCGAAACGATTTCATGTTCCACTTGGTGACGGCCGTCCAGGAGGGCGAGATCAAGGCACCATTCAACCAGTATCCGCCGTCGTTACCCCTCAGCAGTCTGACGTACCTTCTGACGGGCAGCTCACCCAGTGCTAGTGGCAAGGACGGAAAAAAAGGCGCTGGTGCCTGGGAATGTGATCTATCCAGCGAAGACACTGAAAAGCCCATGTTGTACAGACAATCACCTGACGGTGGCGCTTTTTTGGCCGCACAACCTGTACCTAAGTGTGGAGCGTTCTGTTACTTAGCCGTAGTCAGTAAGCCACCAGCGAAGGACGACAAGCCCAAGTTGTAA